The Schistocerca gregaria isolate iqSchGreg1 chromosome 1, iqSchGreg1.2, whole genome shotgun sequence genome includes a window with the following:
- the LOC126304410 gene encoding protein nanos isoform X2, translating into MKIMFSTVFAGSGPYLHTSISLKSDVMAEFRNNGREVDNTPECSETSRYTHREVSKEVKKDKDTWCHLFKNNGSINYRSHQLKDNEGKIVCPVLQMYVRPIRGTAGSDSHTENYCPWNVNRMAVPLMNVLKSGRKATGDLMAEFRNNGTEVDNTPECSKTSRYTRREVSKEVKQDQDTWCRLCKNNGSLNYRSHQLKDNEGKIVCPVLQMYVCPICGATGPDSHTENYCPWNVNRMAVPLMNVLKSGRKATGKFGGRRKIL; encoded by the exons GTGACGTGATGGCAGAATTCAGGAACAATGGAAGAGAAGTTGATAATACTCCAGAATGTAGTGAAACATCAAGGTACACCCACAGAGAAGTTTCAAAAGAAGTGAAGAAAGACAAAGATACATGGTGTCATCTTTTCAAAAATAACGGCTCCATAAATTATAGGAGCCATCAACTGAAGGACAATGAGGGCAAAATTGTTTGCCCAGTGCTGCAAATGTATGTGCGCCCAATTCGTGGGACAGCTGGATCTGATTCCCATACTGAAAATTATTGCCCATGGAATGTGAATCGTATGGCTGTGCCACTGATGAATGtgctgaaatctggcagaaaagcaACTG GTGATTTGATGGCAGAATTCAGGAACAATGGAACAGAAGTTGATAATACTCCAGAATGTAGCAAAACGTCAAGGTACACTCGCAGAGAAGTTTCAAAAGAAGTGAAGCAAGATCAAGATACATGGTGTCGTCTTTGCAAAAATAATGGTTCCTTAAATTATAGGAGCCATCAACTGAAGGACAATGAGGGCAAAATTGTTTGTCCAGTGCTGCAAATGTATGTGTGCCCAATTTGTGGGGCAACTGGACCTGATTCCCATACTGAAAATTATTGCCCATGGAATGTGAATCGTATGGCTGTGCCACTGATGAATGtgctgaaatctggcagaaaagcaACTGGTAAATTTGGTGGAAGGAGAAAAATTCTTTGA